DNA from Asticcacaulis sp. ZE23SCel15:
TCGAATGGGCCGCGTCGCCCATCTACAATAGCTTTCGTCAGGTGCCGATTTTGGGCTGGCTACCGCTGATCGGCCTGTGGTTTGGCTCAGGGGATCTGTCTAAGCTGATCATCGTCGCCCTGTCGGCCTTTTACCCGACCGTGCTCTATACCTTTGAGGGGCTAAAGCAGGTCGAGGCCCGCCTGCTCGATGTCGGCAGTGTGTACCGCCTCAACGGCTGGCAGACCTTCTGGCGCATCCAGTGGCCCGCTGCCTTGCCCTCCATCTTTACCGGCCTGTTTCAGGCACTGGCCTTCACATGGATTTCAACCATCGGGGTTGAGCTTCTGTTCTCCTCCGGTGCCGGTCTGGGTGCCCTGATGCAGCAGGCCCAGCTACAGGCCCGCCTTGATATTGTTCTGGTCTGCATCCTGTTTGTCGGCCTCACCGGCTTTGCCATTAATTTTCTCATCAAACGCCTCAGCCAGCACGTCTTAAGCTGGCGCAGCATCAGAGCTTAGGAATCCACGTATGGACTACGTTCCCCACTCTCAAATCCCCGGCCACAAGGTCAAACAGACCGGCGCCGTCTCGCTCAAAGGCATCAAGAAGCAGTTCAATTTTAAGGACCGCGAACTGAAGGTTCTGTCGGAGTTTTCACTTGATGTGCAACCCGGTGAATTTGTCTCAATCGTTGGCCCGTCCGGTTGCGGTAAATCCACCTTATTGCGCCTGATTGCGGGACTTGACGATACCTATGACGGCACCATCGCCCTGGATGGTCAGCGCGTCGCCGGCACGTCTCTGGAGCGCGGCCTGGTCTTTCAGGATCACCGCCTGTTTCCGTGGATGACGCTGGAAGACAATATCGCTCTGGCCCTCACTAACCGTCAGATTTCAAAGGATGCCAAGGCCAAGCTGGTCGCTGATCATATCGCTTTGGTCGGTCTCAAGGGCTTTGAAAAAGCCTTCCCGCATCAGCTTTCCGGCGGCATGGCCCAACGCGCGGCCATTGCGCGCTCACTGGTCAATGAGCCCAAGGTGCTGCTGCTGGATGAGCCGTTCGGCGCGCTCGATGCCCTGACCCGCGTGCACCTCCAAACCGAGCTTCAGCGCATCTGGCTGGCGCAGGGGTCAACCATGATCATGATCACCCATGATGTCGAAGAAGCGCTCTATCTCGGTGACCGCGTGGTGGTCATGCAGGCCAATCCGGGCCGCATCACCCATACCGTCGATGTCAATCTGCCTCATCCGCGTGACCGCGCCTCACCAGTTCTGCATAGGCTGAAAGATGAGATTCTGGCCGAGTTGACCAATGTGCCTGAGCCTTCAAATCCGATCGTGCGCCTGATCAAGGGAGACGACCAATGAGCTTCGATATCTTGACCAAATGGCCCACTACAACCCGGCAAAGCGACTATCCCGTCGATCCGATATTTACCGGCCGCTGGTCATCGCGCGCCCTGACCGGAGAGCCGATCCCGGAGACCGATCTCTATACCTGTTTCGAGGCGGCGCGCTGGGCCCCTTCGGCCTTTAATGCTCAGCCGTGGCGGTTCATCTATGCCCACCGCGATGGCCGCGACTGGGATGCGCTGTTCTCTCTCCTCAACGCCAAGAACCAGTCCTGGGCGCACAAAGCCTCAGCCATAATCTTTGTCGTCTCGCGCAAGGATTTTATATTTCAGGATCAAACCGTGCCGGTCGGCAGTCATTCGTTCGACGCCGGTGCCGCCTGGGGCGCATTCGCCCATCAGGCTCATTTGCTGGGATATTCGACCCGCGCCATCGGCGGCTTTGACCGTAAGGCCGCGCCTGACATTTTAAGCGTACCTGACAACCACCATGTCGAAGCCGCCATAGCCATTGGCCGCCGTGCGGGGCTCGATGACCTGCCGGAGACCTTTCACGCGCAGGAAACCCCGTCGATGCGACGCCCCTTACAGACCTTCGTCTTCGAAGGCCGCTTTCACTCATCACATGATTAGGAGGAACTGACCATGCCGTCCCGCCTTGCCCCTTTGGTACCATCCGACACCGTATTCATCACCCGCTGCCCGGTACCGACCGCCACGGCCATCGCCCTCAATCAGGGCTGGTTTGCCGAAGCTTTTAGCGATCACGGTTTCAAGACCGAAACCTTACAGGATTCCAACGATCCGAAACTGCGGTCCCAGCATTTCTACCATGACCTTAAGGCCCTGTTCCGCGAAGGCGGCAATGTCCCGGCCTTCTGGTCGCGGGCGCGCAATCTGGCCACCAACGGTGAAGACCACACCCTCGTCATCGGCCTGACGTGGGTGGATGAAACACAACTCTTATTGGCGCGGCCCGGTTCGGGAATCCGCGACCTGTCCGACCTGAAGGGCAA
Protein-coding regions in this window:
- a CDS encoding ABC transporter permease, with product MTLKTLNLNAFKPVWLLGLIPPVLFLLWWDHEAAKGGANALAFVSLAQVGQALIDMFATGELGLSYGSSLGRALSGLLIGGGIGTLVGIAMGLSKPVEWAASPIYNSFRQVPILGWLPLIGLWFGSGDLSKLIIVALSAFYPTVLYTFEGLKQVEARLLDVGSVYRLNGWQTFWRIQWPAALPSIFTGLFQALAFTWISTIGVELLFSSGAGLGALMQQAQLQARLDIVLVCILFVGLTGFAINFLIKRLSQHVLSWRSIRA
- a CDS encoding ABC transporter ATP-binding protein gives rise to the protein MDYVPHSQIPGHKVKQTGAVSLKGIKKQFNFKDRELKVLSEFSLDVQPGEFVSIVGPSGCGKSTLLRLIAGLDDTYDGTIALDGQRVAGTSLERGLVFQDHRLFPWMTLEDNIALALTNRQISKDAKAKLVADHIALVGLKGFEKAFPHQLSGGMAQRAAIARSLVNEPKVLLLDEPFGALDALTRVHLQTELQRIWLAQGSTMIMITHDVEEALYLGDRVVVMQANPGRITHTVDVNLPHPRDRASPVLHRLKDEILAELTNVPEPSNPIVRLIKGDDQ
- a CDS encoding nitroreductase family protein, whose amino-acid sequence is MSFDILTKWPTTTRQSDYPVDPIFTGRWSSRALTGEPIPETDLYTCFEAARWAPSAFNAQPWRFIYAHRDGRDWDALFSLLNAKNQSWAHKASAIIFVVSRKDFIFQDQTVPVGSHSFDAGAAWGAFAHQAHLLGYSTRAIGGFDRKAAPDILSVPDNHHVEAAIAIGRRAGLDDLPETFHAQETPSMRRPLQTFVFEGRFHSSHD